One window of Quercus robur chromosome 5, dhQueRobu3.1, whole genome shotgun sequence genomic DNA carries:
- the LOC126728883 gene encoding uncharacterized protein LOC126728883: MGRSLFKKLLFDDLDEDEIMTRIFKGSTKQKRRRYIERDRLARHKRLYLDYFSDTLVYPPNLFRRRFPMSRNLFLRIQHEVEAYESYFIQKRDNAQKWGLSSLQKITAALRMLAYGVTADFMDEYVRIGESTAMKSLKKFVKAVVDIFSKEYLRSPNNEDIARLLANRERRGFPGQGRAPAVNYSINGHEYTIGYYLADGIYPKWSTFVKTIPSPQGHKSKLFAKAQEVNRKDVERAFGVLQARFAIMCGPTRFFHSETLQDIMKACVILHNMIIEDERDVNEAVELDYEQINDNPTIQLSRENTNTFTEFIETHQCIQDHKNHFQLQSDLIEHLWQLQGEL; this comes from the exons ATGGGTCGCTCTCTTTTCAAAAAGTTGCTTTTTGACGACTTAGATGAGGATGAGATAATGACGCGAATTTTTAAGGGTTCAACTAAACAAAAACGTCGTCGGTATATCGAACGTGATCGTTTGGCACGCCATAAAAGACTTTATCTCGACTACTTTTCTGACACACTAGTGTATCCTCCTAATTTATTTCGGAGGAGATTTCCGATGAGTCGGAATCTTTTTCTTCGTATTCAGCATGAGGTAGAGGCATATGAATcttactttatccaaaaaagagataatgCCCAAAAATGGGGTTTATCTTCTCTTCAAAAGATAACAGCTGCACTTAGGATGCTTGCGTATGGAGTTACAGCTGATTTTATGGATGAGTATGTGCGAATTGGAGAATCCACTGCAATGAAAAgtctaaaaaaatttgttaaagcgGTGGTTGATATTTTCTCCAAGGAATACTTGAGGTCTCCAAACAACGAAGACATTGCTAGACTTTTAGCCAATAGGGAAAGACGTGGATTTCCAGG ACAAGGACGTGCTCCTGCAGTTAATTACTCAATCAATGGTCATGAGTATACAATAGGATACTACCTTGCCGATGGCATATATCCAAAGTGGTCAACATTCGTTAAAACAATTCCATCTCCACAAGGACACAAAAGCAAATTATTTGCAAAAGCCCAAGAGGTGAATAGGAAGGATGTAGAGCGTGCATTTGGAGTGCTTCAAGCAAGATTTGCAATTATGTGTGGACCTACAAGATTTTTCCATAGTGAAACGCTTCAAGACATCATGAAAGCGTGTGTAATTCTTCATAACATGATCATTGAGGATGAACGAGATGTAAATGAAGCAGTGGAATTAGATTATGAGCAAATTAATGACAATCCTACTATACAACTGTCACGAGAGAACACAAATACATTTACGGAGTTCATTGAAACCCATCAATGTATTCAAGACcataaaaatcattttcaactCCAATCAGACCTCATTGAGCATTTATGGCAATTACAAGGGGAGTTGTAG
- the LOC126728884 gene encoding uncharacterized protein LOC126728884 → MIEDYPSTSVTTETHRTNKLLNDLEALLLQHGKHITEYDLPILTGECDNDSTIPRLIQDELTIPNIDEEFTLIEKLNNDQRLAYETIMTVIDRNESMIFFVDGPGGTGKTFLYRTILAALRKAGHIAIATATSGIAATLLPGGRTAHSRFKIPLTLDASSTCSISKQSDLAELIRRATVIIWDEAPMVNRRALESLDRTFRDIMEVNLPFGGKVLILGGDFRQVLPVVPKGTKAEMIDACIVKSPLWKDVKVLHLKQNMRSSNDEEFAEYIQHIGDGNEPYIIDDLIKLPPSMAMEWEGQHSIYNLIDQVFPNLQDHVNDARYMVDRALLTPINDDVEQLNAKIISQFPGDEFTLHSFDEVEGDTQHLYQQEFLNSISPGGLPPHILRLKKGAPIMLLRNIDPKAGLCNGTRLICRGCFNNVIDAEILTGQYVGTRIFLPRIPLKTTENVHLPFVMIRRQFPVRLSFALTINKAQGRMPNSNMRIESTMLNNGVHAVPTAHWEKWKDDQSISNMEPIDNKVRKLQIYSPGWGFTVRADKKELWREVKRVLESQELERTKNKDRQQIAVKSNEVSNIHKNKDKGKMKDDVISNTHANRDKRRMKIKDNVVSNIKEQKKIRTKKIKDDAIFNTKNSKDKQKMRVKDNAIIKQFFKSQAEVDHFTYMELCNIITRFMANAAGKQLECDTNSIAPPTSPP, encoded by the exons ATGATAGAAGATTACCCATCAACATCTGTTACAACAGAGACACATCGTACAAATAAACTTCTCAATGATTTAGAGGCATTACTCTTGCAACATGGAAAGCATATTACAGAGTATGATTTGCCGATTTTAACTGGAGAATGTGACAATGATTCAACTATACCAAGACTCATACAAGATGAGCTAACTATTCCTAATATAGATGAAGAATTCACTTTAATTGAGAAGTTGAATAACGACCAGAGACTTGCATATGAGACAATCATGACAGTTATTGATCGTAACGAAAGCATGATATTCTTCGTCGATGGGCCAGGGGGAACTGGAAAAACATTTTTGTATCGCACAATATTGGCAGCCTTGAGAAAAGCTGGTCACATTGCAATTGCCACAGCTACATCTGGCATAGCAGCAACATTACTCCCTGGTGGAAGAACAGCGCATTCCAGGTTTAAGATTCCTTTAACTCTAGATGCTTCATCTACTTGCtcaataagtaaacaatcagaCTTAGCTGAGCTTATTAGACGTGCCACCGTAATAATTTGGGATGAAGCCCCAATGGTAAATCGACGTGCACTCGAATCTTTAGATAGAACATTTAGAGATATTATGGAAGTAAATTTACCTTTTGGTGGGAAGGTGCTAATTTTGGGTGGAGATTTTCGTCAAGTACTTCCGGTTGTTCCAAAGGGTACAAAGGCAGAAATGATTGATGCATGCATAGTCAAGTCCCCATTATGGAAAGATGTCAAAGTGTTACATTTGAAGCAGAATATGAGGTCTAGCAATGATGAAGAGTTTGCTGAGTACATACAACACATTGGTGATGGGAATGAACCatatataattgatgatttgattaaACTACCCCCTTCAATGGCAATGGAATGGGAGGGTCAACATTCTATATACAACTTGATTGATCAAGTTTTTCCAAATTTACAAGACCATGTCAATGATGCAAGGTATATGGTTGATAGGGCTTTGCTAACACCTATAAATGATGATGTTGAACAACTTAATGCAAAGATAATTTCTCAGTTTCCAGGAGATGAGTTTACATTACATTCTTTTGATGAGGTTGAAGGAGATACACAACATCTATATCAACAAGAATTCCTAAATTCTATATCTCCAGGGGGTTTACCACCACATATATTAAGGCTAAAAAAGGGTGCTCCAATTATGTTGTTGCGCAATATAGATCCAAAAGCCGGATTATGTAATGGTACAAGATTGATATGCCGTGGATGTTTTAACAACGTAATTGATGCTGAAATTTTGACTGGACAATATGTGGGTACACGCATTTTTTTGCCAAGAATCCCTTTGAAGACAACAGAAAATGTACACTTGCCATTTGTAATGATCAGACGACAATTTCCTGTACGTTTAAGCTTTGCACTTACAATAAACAAAGCGCAAG GAAGAATGCCTAACTCAAATATGAGGATTGAGTCCACTATGCTAAATAATGGAGTGCATGCTGTTCCTACTGCTCATTGGGAGAAGTGGAAGGATGATCAGTCAATATCGAACATGGAGCCCATTGATAACAAG GTTCGAAAATTGCAAATTTATTCACCTGGTTGGGGATTCACTGTTCGAGCTGACAAGAAAGAGCTTTGGAGAGAAGTGAAACGAGTTTTAGAGTCACAAGAATTGGAAAG GACCAAGAACAAAGACAGACAACAAATTGCTGTCAagagcaatgaagtttccaacATCCATAAGAATAaagacaaaggaaaaatgaaggACGATGTGATCTCTAACACTCATGCCAACAGAGACAAACGGAGAATGAAAATCAAGGACAATGTGGTTTCCAACATCAAAGAGCAAAAAAAGATacgaacaaaaaaaatcaaggacGATGCAATCTTCAACACCAAAAACAGTAAAGACAAACAGAAAATGAGAGTCAAGGACAATGCGATAATAAAGCAG TTCTTCAAGTCCCAAGCTGAAGTAGACCATTTCACATACATGGAGCTATGCAATATCATCACAAG GTTCATGGCAAATGCTGCTGGAAAGCAATTAGAATGTGACACAAATAGCATTGCTCCACCAACTTCTCCACCATAG